From the genome of bacterium, one region includes:
- a CDS encoding T9SS type A sorting domain-containing protein: MQKLLTKSIVTVFLTILAFAVGVAQADNRVYPSVTTNWPRLHGASGTKQTAVFGYRVGADDYDFAGQSVITSQRAAALLSLVPSTGVTTPVTFTDGSAANFDITSGVVPLTNGNYAWFGEKLVSTIDTRGSIFFRTSAGVAVTGVHTFGTTNTITRFNKAIQLTGSTYNTKLALVGYTTQATGAGAGDVYYARTTIGSTITAERVATIGTTDQEEGYAIVQVSDTTIAIAGRQKSGTNNNFYVKLINISDGTAVSSFTLSGAAGTGDDDAIRDLLVDGNGDLVLIGTSGTGTGRVGYVAKIDAATGALVAGYEFTTTETDVELYDAELMSDGHIVVTGRQGGDLYLAEIQDNGTAYVSDWAHAYDSGRTGDIGYFINVESDSTILVAGVGNDTGSSTDAAFWLFDAPALQSNANPTAFDLLTPADSVNVALTPTLTWEASTDTLLGYEVTYELTWADNSAFSDCTVVADIAAETYTFGTDLANDQIYYWKVKALDGTGYETECNQAPDGICFFTYVHPTAFNLLTPADSASVSLTPTLTWEAATDTVASSAITYELTWADNSAFSDCTVVTGISGESYEFTSGLVVGGMYYWKVKAIDADGNETLCEQDPDGWCFFTPEPPPDALSVTINSTVESTVPYYDNANIAGFDPLAENAFDAYDIPEPPVLGDNYVQTYIYESGFTGFRQKLTQDMRSTVGNDFTANSYIFRIRTVTDQADSVALSFDVTTNNTDNLPVVFWNGTDYQNMLGATGASTNYKYLAAGSTGSPETMNFAVLIGDETAPVVTPVFPAADSSSEIAKSSVSTLEISVDNTSPIRRTYISFSPEPDSTGSVPNDPRENWTQLANMPAVPTTPDDPTDGIVNANLTFDWSPYADDPALFASSTDVFPEAQLRFITEDWAGNIDTTFVSFAIVPDGFSYTGDYAAGWHLISVPLDPDGSTPAEVFLTHTGNDSGIAGGFSMFEYSLGGGYVQPSTVAIAKGYWLVLNEDNTTAESNSGLGRVYGVVPGATDNVDLALDSASANLIGVTVRNEDLAGNGLQANDWLFSDDNFSTTLTWDEAVTATWIDVTSFKSYDNAGGDFTATIDPADTLVPGVGYLLRSGDFAGIEMRTRRDSAAIDIANPGNPGNGRNGGNIVNATDEFTGEWFVPIRMAIGPYYNDLSGIGCREGATAGWDNGIDVTAPPLPPSGNYVRAVVDGQSWGSPFGRYFVTDVRAPFDESFTSASWDFRVNASENGTITMTFDVASLAEYDVPDNFRAVATVNGETFNLVQSNVVTFNYTGGVVIVHITASLDGTGTTEPTDLLPKVFSIVNSYPNPFNPVTSVRIGLPDASKLQVAVYNTLGRQVAMLADGKFAAGYHNFTFDAHSLASGVYFVRAMAPGKAQQIKRVVLIR; the protein is encoded by the coding sequence CGTCACATTCACGGATGGCTCAGCGGCAAACTTCGATATCACATCCGGCGTTGTACCACTAACGAATGGTAACTACGCATGGTTTGGCGAGAAATTGGTTTCCACAATCGATACCCGCGGCTCGATCTTCTTCCGAACGAGCGCAGGTGTTGCAGTAACTGGTGTGCATACTTTTGGAACGACGAATACTATTACTCGTTTCAATAAGGCAATTCAACTGACCGGTTCGACCTACAATACGAAGTTGGCGCTGGTTGGTTATACCACTCAAGCAACCGGGGCCGGCGCAGGCGATGTCTATTATGCCCGTACCACGATTGGTTCCACCATCACTGCTGAACGGGTTGCGACGATTGGTACAACTGATCAAGAAGAAGGCTATGCCATCGTCCAAGTATCCGATACAACGATTGCCATCGCTGGTCGGCAAAAATCGGGTACAAACAATAACTTCTATGTAAAGCTGATTAATATTTCCGATGGTACCGCCGTTTCCAGTTTCACTCTTTCCGGTGCCGCTGGAACTGGTGACGATGATGCGATTCGTGACCTATTAGTCGATGGTAACGGTGACTTAGTGCTGATCGGCACGAGCGGTACCGGTACCGGTCGCGTTGGCTATGTTGCGAAAATCGACGCCGCAACCGGCGCATTGGTAGCGGGCTACGAATTCACTACCACCGAAACCGATGTTGAATTATATGATGCAGAATTAATGAGTGACGGTCACATTGTGGTTACCGGTCGCCAAGGTGGCGATCTGTACTTGGCAGAAATTCAGGACAACGGTACTGCTTACGTTTCCGATTGGGCGCATGCCTACGATTCCGGCAGAACCGGTGACATCGGCTACTTCATCAATGTCGAATCCGATTCGACGATTTTGGTGGCAGGCGTTGGTAACGATACTGGCTCCTCGACCGACGCGGCATTTTGGTTGTTTGATGCTCCGGCACTGCAATCCAACGCGAATCCTACCGCATTTGATTTATTAACCCCCGCCGATAGCGTTAACGTTGCGTTAACCCCGACCTTAACTTGGGAAGCATCTACCGATACGCTACTCGGTTATGAAGTCACCTACGAACTTACGTGGGCAGACAATTCGGCATTTTCCGATTGCACCGTCGTTGCTGACATTGCAGCGGAAACGTACACCTTCGGAACCGATCTCGCCAATGACCAAATCTATTACTGGAAAGTTAAGGCATTGGATGGAACCGGTTATGAGACGGAATGTAATCAAGCTCCTGATGGAATTTGCTTCTTTACCTACGTACATCCGACGGCATTCAACCTGCTTACCCCGGCTGACAGCGCATCGGTATCGCTTACACCGACGCTCACGTGGGAAGCAGCAACCGATACCGTGGCGAGTTCAGCGATTACCTACGAACTCACCTGGGCTGATAACTCAGCATTTTCCGACTGTACCGTAGTAACCGGTATCAGCGGCGAATCGTATGAATTTACTAGTGGTCTTGTGGTTGGTGGCATGTACTACTGGAAAGTCAAAGCCATCGACGCCGATGGAAATGAAACGTTGTGTGAACAGGATCCCGATGGCTGGTGCTTCTTTACACCGGAACCACCACCAGACGCCTTGAGCGTTACGATCAATTCCACAGTCGAATCGACGGTTCCGTATTACGATAATGCAAATATTGCCGGCTTCGATCCATTGGCAGAGAATGCATTTGATGCCTACGATATTCCGGAACCACCGGTACTCGGCGACAACTACGTTCAAACGTACATCTACGAAAGTGGGTTTACTGGATTCCGTCAGAAATTAACGCAAGATATGCGTTCCACAGTTGGCAATGATTTCACCGCGAATTCTTACATCTTTAGAATTCGTACGGTAACCGATCAAGCTGATAGTGTTGCGTTATCCTTCGACGTTACGACCAATAACACGGATAACCTCCCGGTCGTCTTCTGGAACGGTACTGACTACCAAAACATGCTCGGCGCTACGGGTGCAAGTACGAATTACAAGTACTTGGCAGCCGGTTCAACTGGTTCACCTGAAACCATGAATTTTGCCGTATTGATCGGTGACGAAACAGCTCCGGTTGTTACCCCGGTGTTCCCCGCCGCCGACAGTTCCTCGGAAATTGCCAAGAGCAGTGTGTCGACGCTTGAGATTTCCGTCGACAATACGAGCCCGATTCGTCGCACCTACATCTCGTTCTCGCCGGAGCCGGATTCGACCGGCAGCGTTCCGAACGATCCGCGCGAAAACTGGACACAGCTTGCGAATATGCCGGCTGTGCCGACTACGCCCGACGATCCGACGGATGGTATTGTCAATGCGAACTTGACGTTTGATTGGTCCCCCTATGCGGACGATCCAGCGCTTTTCGCAAGCTCTACCGATGTTTTCCCGGAAGCGCAACTTCGTTTCATTACCGAAGATTGGGCAGGAAACATTGACACAACGTTTGTCAGTTTCGCGATTGTTCCGGATGGCTTCAGCTACACTGGCGACTATGCCGCTGGTTGGCATTTAATCTCGGTTCCGCTTGATCCCGATGGCAGCACGCCGGCAGAAGTCTTCTTGACTCATACCGGTAATGACAGCGGAATCGCCGGTGGCTTCTCGATGTTCGAGTATTCACTGGGCGGTGGCTATGTACAACCGTCGACGGTGGCGATTGCCAAGGGTTACTGGTTGGTTCTGAACGAAGACAACACAACTGCTGAGAGCAATTCTGGTCTCGGTCGGGTGTATGGCGTCGTTCCGGGTGCAACCGATAACGTCGATCTCGCATTAGATTCCGCATCCGCCAACTTGATTGGCGTAACTGTCAGAAACGAAGACCTCGCCGGCAACGGTTTGCAAGCCAACGATTGGCTCTTCTCCGACGACAACTTCTCGACGACGTTAACTTGGGATGAAGCAGTCACGGCGACTTGGATCGATGTGACTTCCTTCAAGTCCTATGACAACGCCGGTGGCGATTTCACCGCGACTATCGATCCTGCGGATACCCTAGTTCCAGGTGTCGGTTACCTATTACGGTCAGGCGATTTCGCTGGCATCGAGATGCGTACCCGTCGCGACTCTGCTGCTATCGACATTGCCAATCCCGGCAATCCCGGCAATGGCCGCAATGGCGGCAACATCGTGAATGCGACCGATGAATTTACCGGCGAGTGGTTTGTTCCGATCCGCATGGCGATTGGACCATACTACAACGATTTATCCGGTATTGGCTGTCGTGAAGGCGCGACTGCAGGTTGGGATAACGGTATCGATGTAACAGCGCCGCCGCTTCCCCCGTCGGGAAATTACGTCCGCGCTGTCGTCGATGGTCAATCGTGGGGTTCGCCGTTTGGTCGCTACTTTGTGACCGACGTCCGCGCACCGTTCGATGAATCGTTTACCTCCGCATCGTGGGACTTCCGGGTCAACGCTTCGGAAAATGGCACCATCACCATGACGTTTGATGTCGCTTCCTTGGCGGAATACGACGTACCGGACAACTTCCGCGCCGTAGCTACTGTGAATGGTGAAACCTTCAATCTCGTCCAATCGAATGTCGTTACGTTCAACTATACCGGCGGCGTTGTAATCGTTCATATTACTGCTTCGCTGGATGGCACTGGTACGACCGAACCGACGGACTTGTTACCGAAGGTATTCTCAATCGTGAATTCGTATCCGAATCCGTTTAACCCGGTGACTTCAGTTCGTATCGGTCTCCCCGATGCATCGAAACTGCAAGTTGCCGTGTACAATACACTCGGACGACAAGTGGCAATGCTCGCGGATGGTAAATTCGCGGCGGGTTACCACAACTTTACATTTGATGCGCATTCCCTCGCCAGCGGTGTGTACTTCGTACGCGCAATGGCGCCGGGTAAAGCCCAACAAATCAAGCGAGTCGTTCTGATCCGGTAA